The Rubricoccus marinus nucleotide sequence CGCGCGCGCCGTCTCCTGCACCCGGCGCCTCCTCCGCCAGAGGCGCGAACAGGAGCGCGTCCAGCGCCTCCACGAGCGCGCGAGGCGGGCGGACGACGTGGAAGCCCGTCGCGGCCTCCAGGTTCTCGCCAGAGGCCTCTGGCGCACTAGTCGGTGGCGCAACCCCGCGAAGGAAGACGTAGGCCGCACCGCCGACGTGCCGGTCGTAGTCGTAGTCCGCGAGGCGCGTGCGGAGGTAGCGATGCAGGCCGGCGAGGTAGAGGTGCGCCTGCAAGAGGTAGTGGTGCGCGCGCATCGTCCGCGCCAGAGGCTCCGCGCCGTAGTGCGCCGCCGTCGGCCCGAGGTGATTGCTCTTCCAGTCGATGAGCGACCAGCGCTCCTCGCCCGGGTGCTGCACGACGAGGTCGGCCGAGCCCACGAACAGCCCGTCCACGGCCTCTGGCGCGAGGCGCGCGACGACCTCCGCGTAGCTCTGGAGTACTTCGTCGCCGTGCTCGCGGAACAGGTCGGCGATCTGCGACGGCGCGACCCGCGCCAGAGGCGCCACGAACCGCCACTCGGCCGCGAACCCGCCGCGCGGCACGTCCTTGAGCGCGAACCCGAGGCCCGGCATCTCGGTCTCCGCGAGCGTCGCGATCATCTCGGACACGTCCGCCAGAGGCTGGCAGACGGCGCGGTGGACGCGACTCGTGCCGTCGTGCAGACCGTGGCGGCGAAGCACACGCGCGATGGCCTGCGCGTTGGAACTCTCGAGATCGCGGTACGAGTCGGGCAGGCGGAAAACGGCGTTCTCCAGCACCTCGTGCAGGCACGTCCCGGCACGCGGGCCGGAAGCGAAGGCGAACAGCCCGGCCTCTGGCGTGTCGCCGTCGGCCTCGGGCGCGGCGTCGCCCTCGTCGGCGCGGTCGTCGCGCGGAGCGCCAGAGGCCCACGACGAGAAGCTGGCGCGCGCCTCGGGCGAGTGGACGCGGTCGCGCGCTCCCGCACCGAGCGTGCGGACGCCAGAGGCGTCTTCGGCCTGCGCCTCGCGCTCCACGCGCCCCCCGCCCTGCGGCAGCGGCGCGACGGCCATCACGTGACCCAGTTCGGCCCGCGCGATCCACTCTTCGAGCGTCGCGAGACTCGTCCGCAGGTGCTCCAGGGCCGTCTTGCGGGTCGCGTCGTCGAAGCTCGCGAGACCCTCCGCCAGAGGCAGTGGGAGCGTGCGCAGGAGGTGGCCGATGCCGCTGGCGTGGCCGCCGCTGAGCGGTCCCCAGACGACGTAGAGCCGCTCGCGCGCCCGTGTGAGCGCGACGTAGGTGAGGCGGAGGCTTTCGGCGAGACGCTCGGCGTCCGCGAGCGCGCGGTGGGCCTCTTGCGCCGGGCTCCCGAGGTCGTAGACCGCCCCGCCCGAGCCGACGTGCGCGACCGGCGGGCTGGCCTCGAACGTGCCGTGCCACGTCGCCTTCTCCTTGTCGTCCCACACGAACGGCGCGAACACGACCGGGTACTCTAGCCCTTTCGCATTGTGCATCGTCACAAGCTGGACGGCGTGGTCGTCGCTCTCCAGCCGCATCTCGACGCGCTGCCGCTCGGCAAACGTCCGCTCCGTCCGCGTGCGGACCCAGTGCAGGAGTTCGTCCACGGACCGGTCCTCGGAGGTCTCGGCCTCGTGGAGCAGTTCGAGGCAGTGGCGCAGGTTCGTCAGCCGCCGCTCGCGGTCGGCGTACTGGTGAAGCCTCTGGCGCACGTCTTCGCGGCGCACCCACGCCGTCAAAGCGCCGAAGACTCCGTTGCGGCGCCAGAGAGCGCGGTCCTTTCGGAGCCCTTCGACGACCTTGAGCATCCGGCCCTGCTCGTCGCTGTCGCCAGAGGCCGCGGCGAGGTCGGCGCCGGTCCAGCCCCACATCTCGGTCGCGAGGGCGGCGCGGACGCGGCGGGAGTCGGTCGGCCGCGCCATGGCGCGGAGCACGCGCTCGATTTCGTCCATCTCGCGCGAGGTCCGGATGTCGTCGCCCTTGCCGACCACCGCGACGACGTTCGCGCGCCGCAGGCGGTCCTGAAGCTCTCGCGCCTGCCCGTTCGTGCGCGTCAGAACCGCGAGGTCGCCCGCTTCGAGCCGGCGCCAGAGGCCCGTCTTGGCGTCGCGGATCTCGGCGCGCTCGTCGTTGAGCAGGCGGCAGATCTCCGCCACGGTCGCCTCCATCGCGGCCTCTCGCGCGTTGCCCTTGGTGACGATGTTGCCGCGCCCGCGCTCCAGGCCGTCCCCGGCCCACCACACGAACGGCGCCACTGGCGTCACGCCGCGAATCCCGGGCTCGCTCGCATTCGCGGCCACAGGCTCGAAGGGGATGCCGTCGTAGATGAAAGGCTTGCCACCCGTTCCCAGTCGCGAGAACAGCGCGTTGACGGCGCTCACGAGGTCGGGCGACGAGCGGTAGTTGGTCCCGAGCGTGAACCGCCGGTCGGCGTCGCCGCGCGCTTCCAGATACGCGAATACGTCGGCGCCGCGGAAGGCGTAGATGGCCTGCTTCGGGTCGCCGATAAAGAAGAGGGGGCGGCCGGTGGCCGGGCCAGTGGGGAGTGGGGAGTGGACAGTGGCGGACTCGCCAGAGGCCTCTGGCGACGCGCCAAAGGCGCGGCGGAAGATTCGGTACTGCGTCGGGTCGGTGTCCTGGAACTCGTCGATAAGCGCGACCGCGAACTGGTCCTGGATGGCGCGGCGCAGCGAGGGGCCTGTGGCCGGGTGCGCGAGCGCGCGGTCCAGCCGCTCGATCAGGTCGTCGAACGTGAGCAGGCTCGCGGCGGCCTTGGCGCGGCGCGTGCCGGCTTCGAGCGAAGCGACAAAGGCGTGGATCAGCGCCGTCTCCAGCCGCGAGATCGCCGCGACGACATCTGTGCAGGCCCGGAATCCCGCATCGGCCTCCACGTCCGAAACGGCCTCTTTGCCGGCCTTCGAGCCGTTCTTGATCGCCGCGCTCGCGCGCTCCACCGTCGCCATCTCGACGGCGCCGATCTCGCCCCAGTCGCCTCTGGCGAAGGCGTCCACGCGGGCGAAGACGCCGCGGAGGTCGGTCGTGAACGGCTTGCTCTTGGTGTCCATCCGCCAGAGGCGCGGGTCGACGATGTCCTCTTGCGCCGCGGGGTGCCAGGCGTCGCGGAGCCGCTGGCGCGCGTCGCGGACCTCGGCCATCGCGTCCGCCAGAGGCTCGGCGGGCGGGAGGATGCGCGTGTCCACGAACTGCGTGGCGTTGGCGGCGTGCTGCGTGAGGCGGTCCAGCGTCCACCCCGCGGCGAGCGCCAGGGGCCCGAGGTCGGTGTGGCCGCCGACGAGGCCGTGCCACACGTCTCGGGCCACGCGGGTCTGGAGCCGCGCAGCGTCCTCGGTGAAGTCGAACGCGAACGGCTCGCCGCTCTCGAACGCGCTCCGCTCCAGCACGCGCTTGCAGAAGCCGTGGATGGTGAAGACCGCCGCCTCGCCGACCTGCCCGAGCGCGTGCCGCAGCCGCTGTGCCCCGGCCTCGCGGGCCTCTGGCGTCGCGCCGTAGCGCGCGAGAAACGGCTCGACCACGCCAGAGGCCTCGCCGCCCTCGAAGGCGTCCAGCGCTTCGCGGAGCGCCCGCCGGATGCGGGTCTTGAGTTCCTCCGTCGCTGCCACGGTGAACGTGACGACGAGCAGCTTGCGGAGGTCGGGAGTGCCCTCGCCGAGCGCGCCGTCCTCCAGCACGAGGCGCAAGACGAGCTCGGTCAGCGCGTACGTCTTGCCCGTCCCGGCGCTGGCCTCGACGAGCGTGATGCCGGGCGCCAGAGGCACGTCGAGGGCCTTAAACGTCTCGGTCATGCGGGCCAGTGGGATGGGGCCAGTGGCCAGTTGCGGAGACGCGAGGCGGGGTACTGGGTACACGGATGCTCGCTTCTGGCGCCAGAGGCCGCGCGCCATGACGTACCCCGCACCCGGTACCCCGTGCCTCTCCCGCCAGAGGCCAGCGCGCGCGAGTCCCGAGCAGGAGGAACCCGGAACTCGGAACCGGGAGCTGTAAGGCCGGCGAAGCCTACTCGGAACCCCCTACTCAT carries:
- a CDS encoding UvrD-helicase domain-containing protein — encoded protein: MTETFKALDVPLAPGITLVEASAGTGKTYALTELVLRLVLEDGALGEGTPDLRKLLVVTFTVAATEELKTRIRRALREALDAFEGGEASGVVEPFLARYGATPEAREAGAQRLRHALGQVGEAAVFTIHGFCKRVLERSAFESGEPFAFDFTEDAARLQTRVARDVWHGLVGGHTDLGPLALAAGWTLDRLTQHAANATQFVDTRILPPAEPLADAMAEVRDARQRLRDAWHPAAQEDIVDPRLWRMDTKSKPFTTDLRGVFARVDAFARGDWGEIGAVEMATVERASAAIKNGSKAGKEAVSDVEADAGFRACTDVVAAISRLETALIHAFVASLEAGTRRAKAAASLLTFDDLIERLDRALAHPATGPSLRRAIQDQFAVALIDEFQDTDPTQYRIFRRAFGASPEASGESATVHSPLPTGPATGRPLFFIGDPKQAIYAFRGADVFAYLEARGDADRRFTLGTNYRSSPDLVSAVNALFSRLGTGGKPFIYDGIPFEPVAANASEPGIRGVTPVAPFVWWAGDGLERGRGNIVTKGNAREAAMEATVAEICRLLNDERAEIRDAKTGLWRRLEAGDLAVLTRTNGQARELQDRLRRANVVAVVGKGDDIRTSREMDEIERVLRAMARPTDSRRVRAALATEMWGWTGADLAAASGDSDEQGRMLKVVEGLRKDRALWRRNGVFGALTAWVRREDVRQRLHQYADRERRLTNLRHCLELLHEAETSEDRSVDELLHWVRTRTERTFAERQRVEMRLESDDHAVQLVTMHNAKGLEYPVVFAPFVWDDKEKATWHGTFEASPPVAHVGSGGAVYDLGSPAQEAHRALADAERLAESLRLTYVALTRARERLYVVWGPLSGGHASGIGHLLRTLPLPLAEGLASFDDATRKTALEHLRTSLATLEEWIARAELGHVMAVAPLPQGGGRVEREAQAEDASGVRTLGAGARDRVHSPEARASFSSWASGAPRDDRADEGDAAPEADGDTPEAGLFAFASGPRAGTCLHEVLENAVFRLPDSYRDLESSNAQAIARVLRRHGLHDGTSRVHRAVCQPLADVSEMIATLAETEMPGLGFALKDVPRGGFAAEWRFVAPLARVAPSQIADLFREHGDEVLQSYAEVVARLAPEAVDGLFVGSADLVVQHPGEERWSLIDWKSNHLGPTAAHYGAEPLARTMRAHHYLLQAHLYLAGLHRYLRTRLADYDYDRHVGGAAYVFLRGVAPPTSAPEASGENLEAATGFHVVRPPRALVEALDALLFAPLAEEAPGAGDGARESEPRAPEAG